In one window of Skermanella rosea DNA:
- a CDS encoding ABC transporter permease has protein sequence MALFILKRLGLALLVALTVSIISFILLRTSGDAAIAIAGEGARDIDIEAIRQAYGLDRPLAVQYLIWLGQTLGGDFGQSLYFKTDVVDLVLAKAPVTLMLGLLSLGFALLVAVPLGVLAAVFANSWIDRAALAIAVFGQAMPNFFFALLLVMLFSITYRWLPVSGSGSWLHFVMPTVALGYYAAPAFMRLVRAGMVEVLSADYVRTARAKGLPTRMVVFKHALRNAIVPVVALSAVQLGYLLGGSVVIETIFALDGLGFLAYQSITHKDFPVIQAVVVMLSVIYVLLTLLGDIANAWLDPRIRVA, from the coding sequence GTGGCACTCTTCATCCTCAAGAGGCTCGGCCTCGCGCTGCTCGTGGCGCTCACGGTCTCGATCATCTCCTTCATCCTGCTGCGCACCTCGGGCGACGCCGCCATCGCGATCGCCGGCGAGGGCGCCCGCGACATCGATATCGAGGCGATCCGGCAGGCCTATGGGCTGGACCGGCCGCTGGCGGTGCAGTACCTGATCTGGCTGGGGCAGACCCTGGGCGGCGATTTCGGGCAGTCGCTCTATTTCAAGACCGACGTGGTCGACCTGGTGCTCGCCAAGGCGCCGGTGACGCTGATGCTGGGCCTGCTGTCGCTGGGCTTCGCGCTGCTGGTCGCGGTGCCGCTGGGCGTGCTGGCGGCGGTCTTCGCCAACAGCTGGATCGACCGGGCGGCGCTGGCGATCGCCGTGTTCGGGCAGGCGATGCCGAACTTCTTCTTCGCGCTGCTGCTGGTCATGCTGTTCTCGATCACGTACCGCTGGCTGCCGGTCTCCGGCTCGGGGAGCTGGCTGCATTTCGTGATGCCGACGGTGGCGCTGGGCTACTACGCGGCGCCCGCCTTCATGCGGCTGGTCCGGGCCGGCATGGTCGAGGTGCTGTCGGCCGACTATGTGCGGACGGCGCGCGCCAAGGGCCTGCCGACCCGCATGGTCGTGTTCAAGCACGCGCTGCGCAACGCCATCGTGCCGGTGGTCGCCCTGTCCGCCGTGCAGCTGGGATACCTGCTCGGCGGGTCGGTGGTGATCGAGACCATCTTCGCCCTGGATGGGCTGGGGTTCCTCGCCTACCAGAGCATCACCCACAAGGACTTCCCGGTGATCCAGGCCGTGGTGGTGATGCTGTCGGTGATCTACGTGCTGCTCACCCTCCTGGGAGACATCGCCAATGCCTGGCTCGATCCGCGGATCCGGGTGGCCTGA
- a CDS encoding ABC transporter substrate-binding protein, which translates to MKTRTGLLAAALLAGTGLLTQPALAGKSDNSVHLAYDQAPESVDPFFNNVRIGVIIGQHVWDTLIYRDPDTGEYKGQLAKSWRQVDDRTLEFDLREGVKFHNGEEFDADDVVYTLNFVSKPENGVTTQQNVAWIEKAEKLDKYKVRVTTKQVFPAAVEYLSGPVVMHPNEYYAKVGPQGQNQKPVGTGPFRVAAHEMGKSITLEKNPDYFKDSPKKQGPIETVEIRFIPDRQTQMAEVLSEGVDLIMHVPKDQADQIEMVPHLKVVSGETMRIVFMQMNTLEGTPAPALKDERVRRAIIHAIDRETMVKEIVGAGSRVIHTICFPEQFGCTDEGAPRYEYDPAKSRQLLKEAGFPNGIELNIVAYRERNQTEAMIGYLQAAGIKANLNFLQYAAMREQIRSNKAMLTHQTWGSFSVNDVSASTPVYFKFESDDITRDPEVRDLLQKGDTSVDPETRKEAYGKALALIAERAYAVPLYSLPVYYVAAKDLEFKAYADEMPRFWEMTWN; encoded by the coding sequence ATGAAAACTCGTACTGGCCTGCTCGCGGCGGCCCTTCTGGCGGGCACCGGCCTGCTCACCCAGCCGGCCCTGGCCGGAAAATCCGACAACAGCGTCCACCTCGCCTACGACCAGGCTCCCGAGAGCGTCGATCCCTTCTTCAACAATGTCCGGATCGGCGTCATCATCGGCCAGCATGTCTGGGACACGCTGATCTACCGCGACCCCGATACGGGCGAGTACAAGGGGCAGCTCGCGAAGTCCTGGCGGCAGGTCGATGACCGCACGCTGGAATTCGACCTGCGCGAGGGCGTCAAGTTCCACAACGGCGAGGAATTCGACGCCGACGACGTGGTCTATACGCTGAACTTCGTTTCCAAGCCGGAAAACGGCGTCACGACCCAGCAGAACGTCGCCTGGATCGAGAAGGCGGAGAAGCTGGACAAGTACAAGGTCCGGGTGACGACCAAGCAGGTCTTCCCGGCCGCGGTCGAATACCTGTCCGGCCCGGTGGTCATGCACCCCAACGAGTATTACGCCAAGGTCGGCCCGCAGGGGCAGAACCAGAAGCCGGTCGGCACCGGCCCGTTCCGCGTGGCCGCGCACGAGATGGGCAAGTCGATCACGCTGGAGAAGAACCCGGACTACTTCAAGGATTCGCCCAAGAAGCAGGGGCCGATCGAGACGGTCGAGATCCGCTTCATCCCCGACCGCCAGACCCAGATGGCCGAGGTGCTGTCCGAGGGCGTCGACCTGATCATGCACGTGCCCAAGGACCAGGCCGACCAGATCGAGATGGTGCCGCACCTGAAGGTCGTCAGCGGCGAGACGATGCGCATCGTCTTCATGCAGATGAACACGCTGGAGGGCACGCCGGCCCCGGCCCTGAAGGACGAGCGGGTGCGCCGGGCGATCATCCACGCGATCGACCGCGAGACCATGGTCAAGGAGATCGTCGGCGCCGGGTCGCGGGTGATCCACACGATCTGCTTCCCCGAGCAGTTCGGCTGCACCGACGAGGGCGCGCCGCGCTACGAGTACGACCCGGCGAAGTCGCGGCAGCTGCTGAAGGAGGCCGGCTTTCCCAACGGGATCGAGCTGAACATCGTGGCCTACCGGGAGCGCAACCAGACCGAGGCCATGATCGGCTATCTCCAGGCCGCCGGGATCAAGGCGAACCTGAACTTCCTGCAATACGCGGCCATGCGGGAACAGATCCGAAGCAACAAGGCCATGCTGACGCACCAGACCTGGGGCTCGTTCTCGGTCAACGACGTGTCGGCCTCGACGCCGGTCTATTTCAAGTTCGAGAGCGACGACATCACGCGGGACCCGGAGGTGCGCGACCTGCTCCAGAAGGGCGACACCAGCGTCGATCCGGAGACGCGGAAGGAAGCCTACGGCAAGGCGCTGGCGCTGATCGCCGAGCGGGCCTACGCGGTGCCGCTCTACTCGCTTCCCGTCTACTACGTCGCGGCCAAGGACCTGGAGTTCAAGGCTTACGCCGACGAGATGCCGCGCTTCTGGGAAATGACCTGGAACTGA
- a CDS encoding ABC transporter permease, producing MTGTAFPPTAAAPASVAAVAELSAGARLRRRMFGQKSFVFGVGLLLVIVAVALLAPVLAPHDPYAQNLSQRMVPPFWYAKGSWEHLLGTDNLGRDYLSRLLYGARISLLIGLSVMVISGLIGTTMGLLAGYFGGKADLIVTFLITTRLAMPVILVALAVVAMVGGSLPVVILVLGLLKWDRFAVVMRSATQQARALDYVTAAEAAGASTPRIILGEILPNVFPQLIVVATLEAASAILLEAALSFLGLGVQPPLPSWGLMISEAKTYMFFSFWLIAIPGTLLALLVLSINLAGDGLRDVVAPEGRG from the coding sequence ATGACCGGAACAGCATTTCCCCCCACGGCCGCCGCCCCCGCGAGCGTCGCCGCCGTGGCCGAGCTGAGCGCCGGCGCCCGGCTGCGCCGGCGCATGTTCGGCCAGAAGAGCTTCGTCTTCGGCGTCGGGCTGCTGCTGGTGATCGTCGCGGTGGCCCTGCTGGCGCCGGTGCTGGCGCCGCACGACCCCTATGCCCAGAACCTGTCGCAGCGCATGGTCCCGCCGTTTTGGTACGCCAAGGGCAGCTGGGAACACCTGCTCGGCACCGACAACCTGGGCCGCGACTATCTCTCCCGCCTGCTCTACGGCGCCCGGATCTCGCTGCTGATCGGCCTGTCGGTGATGGTCATCTCCGGCCTGATCGGCACGACCATGGGGCTGCTGGCGGGCTATTTCGGCGGCAAGGCCGACCTGATCGTGACCTTCCTGATCACGACCCGGCTCGCCATGCCGGTGATCCTGGTGGCGCTGGCCGTGGTCGCCATGGTCGGCGGCTCGCTGCCGGTGGTGATCCTGGTGCTGGGCCTGCTCAAGTGGGACCGCTTCGCGGTGGTGATGCGGAGCGCCACCCAGCAGGCCCGCGCGCTCGACTACGTGACGGCGGCGGAGGCGGCAGGCGCCTCGACGCCGCGGATCATCCTGGGCGAGATCCTGCCCAACGTGTTCCCCCAGCTGATCGTCGTCGCCACGCTGGAGGCGGCGAGCGCCATCCTGCTGGAGGCGGCGCTGTCCTTCCTCGGCCTGGGCGTGCAGCCGCCGCTGCCGTCCTGGGGCCTGATGATCTCGGAGGCGAAGACCTACATGTTCTTCTCGTTCTGGCTGATCGCGATACCGGGAACCCTGCTGGCGCTGCTGGTGCTGTCGATCAACCTGGCGGGCGACGGGCTGCGCGACGTCGTGGCGCCGGAAGGACGGGGCTGA
- a CDS encoding M20 family metallopeptidase, which translates to MKDANEHEIRAWLAEREPAMLALLAELVNIDSGSYDKPGVDAVGARLAQFFESAGIAVRTEPVAERGDVMRMATVPDHAGPDHAGTDRDAAAPAILLMGHRDTVFPKGEASRRPFRIDGGRAYGPGVADMKGGLVMNAFVMAAFKQFAPGVPLVALMTGDEEIGSLASRPFIEREARKARAVFNAEPGRVSGNVVTGRKGGLHFTFEVTGKAAHSGVNFTDGASAIGEMAHKILALHGLTRVPEGITVNVGLAGGGQSHNTTAPHARGEIDTRYVTNDQRDHLVASVERIMAEVQVPGTRSRATLLSEFLPLVPTPESEAVTGVYLSVAAELGHPISGEFTGGCADSGFTASLGAPTLCGTGPVGGKAHTADEYIEVPSLLARAQILATTVLRMARPA; encoded by the coding sequence ATGAAGGACGCGAACGAACACGAGATCCGGGCCTGGCTGGCCGAGCGCGAACCCGCCATGCTGGCGCTGCTGGCCGAGCTGGTGAACATCGACAGCGGCTCCTACGACAAGCCCGGCGTGGACGCGGTCGGCGCGCGGCTGGCGCAATTCTTCGAGTCCGCCGGAATCGCCGTCCGCACCGAGCCCGTCGCGGAGCGCGGCGACGTGATGCGCATGGCCACGGTTCCCGATCATGCCGGCCCCGATCATGCCGGCACGGACCGGGACGCCGCCGCCCCGGCCATCCTGCTGATGGGCCACCGCGACACCGTGTTCCCCAAGGGCGAGGCGTCGCGCCGGCCCTTCCGCATCGATGGCGGCCGGGCCTACGGCCCCGGAGTCGCCGACATGAAGGGCGGGCTGGTCATGAACGCCTTCGTCATGGCGGCCTTCAAACAGTTCGCGCCCGGCGTCCCGCTGGTCGCCCTGATGACCGGGGACGAGGAGATCGGCTCGCTCGCCTCCCGGCCCTTCATCGAGCGGGAAGCCCGGAAGGCCCGCGCGGTCTTCAACGCCGAGCCGGGGCGCGTATCCGGCAACGTGGTGACCGGGCGCAAGGGCGGCCTGCACTTCACCTTCGAGGTGACGGGTAAGGCGGCCCATTCCGGGGTCAACTTCACCGACGGCGCCAGCGCGATCGGGGAGATGGCGCACAAGATCCTGGCCCTGCACGGCCTGACCCGCGTGCCCGAGGGCATCACCGTCAATGTCGGCCTGGCCGGCGGCGGCCAGTCCCACAACACCACGGCCCCCCACGCCCGGGGCGAGATCGACACCCGCTACGTGACCAACGACCAGCGCGACCATCTCGTCGCCTCGGTGGAGCGGATCATGGCGGAGGTCCAGGTGCCCGGCACCCGCTCGCGCGCGACCCTGCTGAGCGAGTTCCTGCCGCTGGTGCCGACGCCCGAGAGCGAGGCGGTGACCGGCGTCTACCTCTCCGTCGCGGCCGAGCTGGGCCACCCGATCTCCGGCGAGTTCACCGGCGGCTGCGCCGATTCGGGCTTCACCGCCAGCCTGGGAGCGCCCACCCTGTGCGGCACCGGCCCGGTCGGCGGCAAGGCCCATACCGCCGACGAGTATATCGAGGTTCCCTCCCTGCTTGCCCGTGCCCAGATCCTTGCCACGACCGTTCTCAGGATGGCCCGCCCCGCCTGA
- a CDS encoding ABC transporter ATP-binding protein has product MTAMMETPLIEARGVTRSFRVGAGLFNRKRTLHAVNGIDLTIRKGEVLGIVGESGCGKSTLARILLGLLPPSTGTISFQGQELSTLDRRAVARQVQPVFQDPYSSLNPRRRIASIVSFPLDVHGIGTSAERRRRALEMMDLVGLPARFADRFPSELSGGQRQRVAIARALVMKPEIVVCDEPTSALDVSVQSQILNLLLDLRRELNLTYVFISHNLAVVEHIATRVAVMYLGRVVELADTAELFADPRHPYTRALLASILTPEPGLGIPETGLGLAFPDPLNPPSGCVFHPRCPNAFGPCPTVVPRALGQHPAGLVACHLHDPDYNDTAATNANNNQGNRPS; this is encoded by the coding sequence ATGACCGCGATGATGGAAACCCCGCTTATCGAGGCGAGGGGAGTCACCCGCTCGTTCCGGGTCGGCGCCGGCCTGTTCAACCGGAAGCGCACGCTCCACGCCGTCAACGGCATCGACCTGACCATCCGCAAGGGCGAGGTGCTGGGGATCGTCGGCGAGTCCGGCTGCGGCAAGTCCACCCTGGCCCGCATCCTGCTGGGCCTGCTGCCGCCCTCGACCGGGACGATCAGCTTCCAGGGGCAGGAGCTTTCGACGCTGGACCGGCGGGCGGTGGCGCGCCAGGTGCAGCCGGTGTTCCAGGACCCCTACTCCTCGCTGAACCCGCGGCGGCGGATCGCCTCCATCGTGTCGTTCCCGCTCGACGTCCACGGCATCGGCACCTCGGCCGAGCGGCGGCGGCGGGCGCTGGAGATGATGGACCTGGTCGGCCTGCCGGCGCGCTTCGCCGACCGCTTTCCCAGCGAGCTGTCGGGCGGCCAGCGCCAGCGCGTCGCCATCGCGCGGGCCTTGGTGATGAAGCCGGAGATCGTGGTCTGCGACGAGCCGACCTCGGCGCTCGACGTCTCCGTCCAGTCGCAGATCCTGAACCTGCTGCTGGACCTGCGGCGCGAGCTGAACCTCACCTACGTCTTCATCAGCCACAACCTGGCCGTGGTCGAGCACATCGCCACCCGGGTCGCCGTGATGTATCTGGGCCGCGTCGTGGAGCTGGCGGACACCGCCGAGCTGTTCGCGGACCCGCGCCACCCCTACACCAGGGCGCTGCTGGCGTCGATCCTGACGCCGGAGCCGGGGCTGGGCATTCCGGAGACGGGGCTCGGCCTGGCCTTCCCCGATCCGCTGAACCCGCCGTCGGGCTGCGTCTTCCATCCCCGATGCCCCAACGCCTTCGGCCCCTGCCCGACCGTCGTGCCGCGCGCGCTGGGGCAGCACCCGGCGGGCCTCGTCGCCTGCCACCTGCACGATCCGGACTACAACGACACCGCCGCCACCAACGCCAACAACAACCAGGGAAACCGCCCGTCATGA
- a CDS encoding IclR family transcriptional regulator codes for MTRDALLVQSVEKALRVLQAFDGGTRFLGLTEIATRCGVDKSAAQRFAHTLHLAGYLEKCPETRRYGLGKRLLEVTYNYLRSNPLIEAATPVLIELRRFSGQHIKLSLFDDTSVIYAIRQQSEREYFAASLVGRRVPTFCTAGGRAILAELEPARAADIVARSDLSPLTPKTLVDPKLLLEEIAAVRRQGYAVTAEQVLLGEVVIGAAVIDSGGNPVAAVHIAGSLAEWTPEEYARKFAGPAIETAQALSRATVKRIREAS; via the coding sequence ATGACGCGGGACGCATTGCTGGTGCAGTCGGTGGAGAAGGCGCTACGCGTCCTCCAGGCGTTCGACGGCGGGACCCGCTTCCTCGGGCTGACGGAGATCGCGACCCGCTGCGGCGTGGACAAGAGTGCCGCCCAGCGCTTCGCCCACACGCTCCATCTCGCGGGATACCTGGAGAAATGCCCGGAAACGCGGCGCTACGGCCTGGGCAAGCGGCTGCTGGAGGTGACCTACAACTATCTCCGCTCCAACCCGCTGATCGAGGCGGCGACGCCCGTGCTGATCGAGCTGCGGCGGTTCTCCGGGCAGCACATCAAGCTGTCGCTGTTCGACGACACCAGCGTGATCTACGCGATCCGGCAGCAGAGCGAGCGGGAATATTTCGCGGCCTCGCTGGTCGGCCGCCGGGTGCCGACCTTCTGCACCGCGGGCGGCCGGGCGATCCTGGCGGAGCTGGAGCCCGCCCGCGCGGCCGACATCGTCGCGCGCTCCGACCTGTCCCCGCTGACGCCCAAGACGCTGGTCGATCCAAAGCTCCTGCTGGAGGAGATCGCCGCCGTCCGGCGCCAGGGCTACGCGGTCACGGCGGAGCAGGTGCTGCTGGGCGAGGTGGTGATCGGCGCCGCCGTGATCGACTCCGGCGGCAACCCGGTCGCGGCGGTCCATATCGCGGGCTCGCTGGCGGAATGGACGCCGGAGGAATACGCCCGCAAATTCGCCGGTCCGGCGATCGAGACGGCCCAGGCGCTCAGCCGGGCCACCGTGAAACGAATCAGGGAAGCATCATGA
- a CDS encoding ABC transporter ATP-binding protein, producing the protein MTVERPILEVENLSVDIRTAGGTLKAVRDVSFSVGRGETLCLVGESGCGKSVTSLAIMDLLPRAATRRVSRLAFDGVDLARSGKGAVNALRGNRMAMIFQEPMTALNPAYTIGDQLTEGYRRHKKAGAAEARERAVRLLEKVGIAAAGDRLGQYPHQLSGGLRQRIMIAMALMCGPDLVIADEPTTALDVTIQAQILRLLAELQRELGIALVLITHDLGVVGRIADRVAVMYAGEVVENGTAAEIFARPRHPYTQGLMDCIPLPGRTKPGERLGVIPGVVPSLVGGIEGCPFRDRCPHARPVCAEAPPVKTRGDHAWRCILEDA; encoded by the coding sequence ATGACCGTGGAACGCCCCATCCTGGAGGTCGAGAACCTGTCGGTCGATATCAGGACCGCCGGGGGAACCCTGAAAGCCGTCCGCGACGTGTCGTTCTCCGTCGGGCGCGGCGAGACGCTGTGCCTGGTCGGCGAGTCCGGCTGCGGCAAGTCGGTCACCTCGCTCGCCATCATGGACCTGCTGCCCCGGGCGGCGACCCGCCGCGTCTCGCGGCTGGCGTTCGACGGGGTCGATCTCGCCCGCAGCGGCAAGGGAGCGGTCAACGCGCTGCGCGGCAACCGCATGGCGATGATCTTCCAGGAGCCGATGACCGCGCTGAACCCGGCCTACACGATCGGCGACCAGCTGACCGAGGGCTATCGCCGGCATAAGAAGGCGGGTGCCGCGGAGGCCCGCGAGCGGGCGGTCCGGCTGCTGGAGAAGGTCGGCATCGCCGCGGCCGGCGACCGGCTGGGCCAGTATCCGCACCAGCTCTCCGGCGGGCTGAGGCAGCGCATCATGATCGCCATGGCGCTGATGTGCGGCCCCGACCTGGTGATCGCCGACGAGCCGACGACGGCGCTGGACGTGACCATCCAGGCGCAGATCCTGCGGCTGCTCGCCGAGTTGCAGCGCGAGTTGGGCATCGCCCTCGTCCTGATCACCCACGACCTGGGCGTGGTCGGGCGGATCGCCGACCGGGTCGCCGTGATGTATGCCGGCGAGGTGGTGGAGAACGGCACGGCGGCCGAGATCTTCGCCCGCCCGCGCCATCCCTATACCCAGGGGCTGATGGACTGCATCCCGCTGCCGGGCCGGACCAAGCCCGGCGAGCGGCTGGGCGTGATCCCCGGCGTGGTCCCGTCGCTGGTCGGCGGGATCGAGGGCTGCCCGTTCCGCGACCGCTGCCCCCACGCCCGGCCCGTCTGCGCCGAGGCCCCGCCCGTGAAGACCCGGGGCGACCACGCCTGGCGCTGCATCCTGGAGGACGCATGA
- a CDS encoding M20 family metallopeptidase → MSRDAAIARATDYFDSGAFRTDLARRVALRTESQDPERTPALDAYVEEEMRPALEALGFTCDTVRHARAGGPFLIAERIEDRSRPTVLGYGHGDVIRGLDDGWSEGLSPWEMREVGDRWYGRGVVDNKGQHSINLGGLKAVLETRGKLGFNAKYLIEMGEETGSPGLREVCAEHRDRLAADVLIASDGPRLSAERPTVFLGSRGGVTFDLWIDARDGGHHSGNWGGLLSNPGIQLAHAIASLVGPTGQIRVPELVPAEVPASVRRALADCEVDGGPDGPAVEPWWGEPGLTPAERVFGWCSLEVLAYETGNPKTPVNAIPPRAWARLQLRFVVGVDAQAVLPAVRRHLDRHGFPMVRAELSREEIFRATRLDPEDPWVTWAVDSIARTTGKKPAILPNLGGSLPNDTFSEILGMRTVWVPHSYPACSQHAPNEHLPVAIAREGLAMMAGLYWDLGEAEVPAR, encoded by the coding sequence ATGAGCCGCGACGCCGCCATCGCCCGTGCGACAGACTATTTCGATTCCGGCGCCTTCCGCACGGACCTCGCCCGCCGCGTCGCCCTGCGGACGGAGAGCCAGGACCCGGAGCGGACGCCCGCCCTCGACGCCTATGTCGAGGAGGAGATGCGGCCGGCGCTCGAAGCCCTGGGCTTCACCTGCGACACCGTCCGGCACGCGCGCGCCGGGGGGCCGTTCCTGATCGCCGAGCGGATCGAGGACCGGTCGCGCCCGACCGTGCTGGGCTACGGCCACGGCGACGTGATCCGGGGCCTGGACGACGGCTGGAGCGAGGGGCTGTCGCCCTGGGAGATGCGCGAGGTCGGCGACCGCTGGTACGGCCGCGGCGTCGTGGACAACAAGGGCCAGCACTCGATCAACCTGGGCGGCCTGAAGGCGGTGCTGGAAACCCGGGGCAAGCTGGGCTTCAACGCCAAGTACCTGATCGAGATGGGCGAGGAGACCGGCTCGCCGGGCCTGCGGGAAGTTTGCGCCGAGCACCGCGACCGGCTGGCCGCCGACGTGCTGATCGCCTCCGACGGGCCGCGGCTGTCGGCGGAGCGGCCGACCGTCTTCCTCGGTTCGCGCGGGGGCGTCACCTTCGACCTGTGGATCGACGCGCGGGACGGCGGGCATCATTCCGGCAACTGGGGCGGTCTGCTGTCCAACCCGGGCATCCAGCTCGCCCACGCCATCGCCAGCCTGGTCGGCCCGACCGGCCAGATCCGCGTGCCCGAGCTGGTGCCGGCCGAGGTGCCCGCGAGCGTGCGCCGGGCGCTCGCCGACTGCGAGGTGGACGGCGGGCCGGACGGCCCCGCCGTCGAGCCGTGGTGGGGCGAGCCCGGCCTGACCCCGGCCGAGCGGGTGTTCGGCTGGTGCTCGCTGGAGGTGCTGGCCTACGAGACCGGCAATCCGAAGACGCCGGTCAACGCGATCCCGCCGCGGGCCTGGGCGCGCCTTCAGCTGCGCTTCGTCGTGGGGGTCGATGCGCAGGCGGTGCTTCCCGCCGTGCGCCGGCACCTGGACCGGCACGGCTTCCCGATGGTCCGGGCGGAACTGTCGCGCGAGGAGATCTTCCGGGCGACGCGGCTCGATCCCGAGGACCCCTGGGTGACCTGGGCCGTGGACTCGATCGCCCGGACGACGGGGAAGAAGCCCGCGATCCTGCCCAACCTGGGCGGGTCACTGCCGAACGACACCTTCTCCGAGATCCTCGGCATGCGGACCGTCTGGGTTCCGCACTCCTATCCGGCCTGCTCCCAGCATGCGCCGAACGAGCACCTGCCGGTGGCGATCGCCCGGGAAGGCCTGGCGATGATGGCCGGTCTGTACTGGGACCTGGGCGAAGCCGAGGTGCCGGCCCGCTGA
- a CDS encoding trypsin-like peptidase domain-containing protein produces the protein MPAASPPIALALALGLSAALAVGGCAVPAPDTSPVPGTPTLAPMLREVTPGVVNVAVTGRAQALNPLLNDPFFRRFFDLPDLPQPQRPPQPPRRTFSSGSGVIVDAGRGYVLTNSHVVAEAESIEVTTKDNRRFEARLVGRDHGTDIAVLRIVPGDGTQGGSQGGSLGDLQAVPFGDSGALEVGDYVVAIGNPFGLGQTVTSGIVSALGRGGLRVEGYEDFIQTDASINPGNSGGALVDLQGRLVGINTAILAPSGGNVGIGFAVPANMARTVMDQIIRYGEVRRGRIGISVQDLTPDIAAALGTRSTSGAIVAEVEPGSPADRAGLRRGDVVIAIDGAEVRSATQVRNHVGLKRVGESVTLTVERNGARDTLSARIEEEPKPGGG, from the coding sequence ATGCCCGCAGCAAGCCCCCCGATCGCGCTCGCCCTGGCGCTTGGCCTTTCCGCCGCCCTGGCGGTCGGCGGGTGCGCGGTCCCGGCGCCGGACACCTCCCCGGTCCCGGGAACGCCGACGCTCGCCCCGATGCTCCGCGAGGTGACGCCCGGCGTCGTCAACGTCGCGGTGACGGGCCGGGCGCAGGCCCTGAACCCGCTGCTCAACGACCCCTTCTTCCGGCGCTTCTTCGATCTGCCCGACCTTCCGCAGCCGCAACGCCCGCCGCAGCCGCCGCGCCGGACCTTCTCCAGCGGCTCCGGCGTGATCGTCGATGCCGGGCGGGGCTATGTGCTGACCAACAGCCACGTGGTCGCGGAGGCCGAGTCGATCGAGGTCACCACCAAGGACAACCGCCGCTTCGAGGCCCGGCTGGTCGGGCGGGACCACGGAACCGACATCGCCGTGCTTCGGATCGTGCCGGGCGACGGCACGCAGGGCGGCTCCCAGGGCGGCTCCCTGGGAGACCTCCAGGCCGTACCGTTCGGCGACAGCGGCGCGCTGGAGGTCGGCGACTACGTCGTCGCCATCGGCAACCCGTTCGGTCTGGGCCAGACCGTCACCTCGGGCATCGTCAGCGCCCTCGGCCGCGGCGGCCTGCGGGTCGAGGGGTACGAGGACTTCATCCAGACCGACGCCTCGATCAACCCCGGCAATTCCGGCGGCGCGCTGGTCGATCTCCAAGGCCGGCTGGTCGGGATCAACACCGCCATCCTGGCGCCCAGCGGCGGCAATGTCGGAATCGGCTTCGCCGTGCCCGCCAACATGGCGAGGACCGTCATGGACCAGATCATCCGGTACGGCGAGGTCCGGCGCGGCCGGATCGGGATCTCCGTCCAGGACCTGACGCCCGACATCGCGGCGGCCCTCGGCACCCGCTCGACATCAGGCGCCATCGTCGCCGAGGTCGAACCCGGCTCCCCCGCCGACCGCGCCGGACTGAGGCGCGGCGACGTGGTGATCGCCATCGACGGGGCGGAAGTCCGCAGCGCCACCCAGGTCCGCAACCATGTCGGCCTCAAGCGCGTCGGCGAGTCGGTGACGCTCACCGTGGAGCGCAACGGCGCGCGCGATACCCTGAGCGCGCGGATCGAGGAGGAGCCGAAGCCCGGCGGCGGCTGA